The Pseudocalidococcus azoricus BACA0444 genomic interval AACCCAGATCAAAACTCAGAACAACAGATCTAGCCCTATAGCGTTACGCAGACTGTTCTGAGAGAGGAGAACTGTTAGAAGACTTCCCATAAATCATTTTCTAATTTGCCCCCACCTCACCCGAAATGAGTAAGGCTATAGCAGTCTGTCTTGATTTGCGAGAATGATTGTTATGCTGTAGAGATATAGCAATCCGTCTTCATTTGTGAGACTATTTGATCATGAATGCCCTTGGTAAGGAGTAGCCCTTCTTTAAGCCTAGGGTTAAGTCAAAATTTATCAGACACAAATAATCTTGGACTAATCTCACGAATCATTACTGTTTGCTATATGGGTGAGGCAGTAGTTTAGAAGTTATCTGTGGGGACAAGCTCCTTAAAAGTAAAGTATTGTTGAATTCACAATAAAGTTTAGGCTTCACACTAAGAGAACTGGACATGCCAGAAGACAGTCAAATTAGCAACATCCACTCTGAACTTCAAGAAGGAATGTCACTTGCCAAGTGCCGAAAATGTGGGTGTATGAAGGAAACGTTGGAAGATTTAGAATCCACGTTATCTTCCAACCTGGCTGACACCAACTCGGATTTGCTCAAAAATACTCAAAACTGGCTGGATCAAATGGAGCCAATTCAGTACCCCTGTATTGGATGCGCTCACTGTTTCCCCGCAGTGGCAACCAATTTGATTCATCAAGCCTTTCCTGAATCTGCTCAAAATGACTCATCGGGCTGCTCTTTTGAGATCCGAGAAGATGCTCGCTTCCCAGTTCCTGGTGAGTATTTTGCATTTTGTCATGGTGGAGATTGTCCAGTGGCAGTTTCAACTCTTGCTAGCGTTGGACTGGCTGAACAACTCGCAAACCTCAAACCCAGAGAACTCTGTATCGTTGGTAAAACTGAGACAGAAAACATTGGGATTGATAAGGTTGTTAAAAATATCGTGAGTAATCCAACCATTCGGTTTCTGCTGCTGACAGGAAAAGACTCTGAGGGACACTACAGCGGAAAAACTCTACTTGCGCTTGCTGCAAATGGGGTAGACGATCGGATGAAGGTAATCGGCTCTCCTGGCAAGCGTCCAATCCTGAAAAACGTTACTCATGAAGAAGTTGAAGTTTTCCGCAAACAAGTGCAGATTGTTGATCTGATTGACTGTGAGGATGTAGACCGAATCGTTGGGAAGATGAAGGAACTCTCCCAAGAAGAGTTTTCTTCATGTGGTTGCGCGAAACAGAGCAAAAAAGCTGAGGTGCTACAACTATCAGATGTATCCACAATTCAGGCAGAGCAGCCTACACGGTTTCGGATGGATAAAACAGGCTACTTTGTGATTCTTCCGAAATTAGAGAAGAGAATAATTTTAGCTGAACACTACTCCTATGACAACACCCTTTTGAGAGTCATCGAAGGTAATAGCGCCAGAAGTTTGTATTGGACAATTATTGAAAATGGTTGGGTCACTCAGTTAGATCATGCTGCATATTTAGGAGAGGAATTAGCAAGGGCAGAACTATCAATTCAACTAGGCTTTAGATATGTTCAAGACAAAGCTGTATTCCATGAAGAAAGATGATTGCAGCAGCCACGGCATAACAATCCGATTGAAGCAGACTGCTGAAAGATATTGGTGGTCATGCAAAAGTTATTTGTAGCCGCTCAACCGGAACGATCATCATGGGGCCTTGGTAAAGCGTTAGCCTCATTCATAACTCCTATAATCTAATCCGTTTGGAGCAAGAATAAGCTGCCCAAATTGGATGGTGATCACCTGGGTTATTACGGAGACTAACGCCTTAAGTTCGGAGATCTATTGTCAGTTGGCCCTAGGCAAATTGTTTCCATTCATCTTCGAGCATCTGCACCAGGCCTTGATCGCCCCGATTCCGAGCCACTTCCATGCGGTGTTCTAGGCTCTTGAGAATCCATTGCCGATGGGCATCACCCAGATTGACCCCTTGATGTTGAACTTTAACCGGGGTCGGCAGGGCCGGAACCACAACTTCAGCGGACTGAACAGCAGAACCATCGGTATTGTAAACAACACCTCGCCAGCAAAGCGTCTGGGCAGGAACTGATTTCAAAGGAGAAGTCACAATCCGAGCGATCCAGGCCGCCCCCCGATAGTTGCCCATGACATCCCCAGGGGTAGTGGTTACTTGGTTGTCTGGACGATCATAGGGAATACCACGATAAGTCAGTTTCATCTTAAAAACTCCCGAAAATTAATTTAATGGCTACAACAATCTCACCCTTTGACTTCGATTGCCTTCTTGAGGTTGCCAGCTTTGATAGGCTTAACTCTGGCTCTTTCTGTATCTAATTATACGGTTTTTTAGATAAGGTTGCCAAACCCTGACATTACATTTACAAAATTTCGTAATCTTGACAATCCGGGTTTTCAGGTTAGACATGGGGGTAGCTCCTCACCGGCCTGGAATCACTGTAGGATCGGGGCTAGTGGATGGAAATGTGCCGGTGATTGATCTCAAGCAGTTGCGGGAAAACCCGACAGCCATACAAGCCCAACTCAGCCGTCGCGGGACTTATGATCTCCAGGCCCCCTTAGACCTAGATACCCAAATCCGGCAACTGGAACAGCAACGCTCCCAACTCCAGGCCCGGAGTAATGCCATTGGAGCCGAAGTTGGGCAAAAAATTAAAAAAGGCACAGATCCCCAGGCCCCGGAACTCCAAAGCCTCCGTCAAGAAGCCAGCGAGATTAAACGCCAACTCAGCGAACTAGAACCCCAAGAGCGGCAACTGCGGGCGGATCTCGAGGCTTTATTATTGATCATTCCTAACCTACCCAGTCCGACTACGCCAATCGGGAGCGATGAAACGGAAAATGTCGAGATTCGCCGATGGGGGGATGACCTCAAACCGACCCATGCTGTGATTAACCACTGGGATTGGGGGGAAAAACGGGGCCTGCTGGATGTGCAACGCTCCGTTAAGGTGGCCCAAAGCCGGTTTGTAACGTTGATCGGTGCCGCTGCTGCCCTCGAACGCGCTTTGATTCAGTTCATGCTCAGTCGGCATACCCAAAACGGCTATGTGGAAGTTCTGCCCCCGTTTTTAATCAACAGTGACTCCCTCACAGGCACGGGGCAACTGCCAAAATTTGCCGAAGAAAGCTTTAAGTGTGCCGATGATGATCTCTGGTTGACCCCCACGGCTGAAGTTCCCGTCACCAACTTGTATCGAGACGAGATTTTGGCGGCTGAGGATTTACCCATTTACCACTGTGCCTATACCCCTTGTTTTCGGCGGGAAGCGGGCAGTTATGGGCGGGATACCAGGGGGCTGATTCGCCTGCATCAATTTAATAAGGTGGAACTGGTTAAGCTGGTGACTCCCGAAACCTCAGCCGCAGAACACCAGGCCTTGGTGCAGGATGCCACGGGGATTCTGGAAGCCCTTGAATTACCCTATCGAGTCATAGAACTGTGTACGGGCGATTTAGGCTTTTCGGCCAACAAATGCTATGACCTGGAAGTTTGGCTCCCCTCGGCAGGCTGTTATCGGGAAATTTCCAGTTGTTCTAATTTTGGTGAGTTCCAGGCCCGACGGGCAAAAATTCGCTATAAGGAAACGGGGAAAAAAGGCACCAACTTTGTCCATACCTTGAATGGCTCTGGCCTGGCGGTGGGACGAACAATGGCCGCAATTCTCGAAAATCATCAACAACCCAACGGCTCTGTGAAAATCCCTGAGGCCCTGCAACCCTTTTTGGGCCAAGCCTTTCTCTGAAACCGCCTCTTTAACCTGAGACCCTGCCCACAATGGATTTATTGCGTTCCTTACCCTTAGGGCTATACCTCGAACAACCCGTAACTTGGCTGCATCGGCTGGATCCACGCCTGAAGCTGGCCTGGTTAATGACTTTTTTACTCTCGCCGCTAATGGCTGATTCCCTCTGGCGATTGCTTTTAGTGGGGCTACTCTTACTCTTAACGGCATTGGCCAGAATCCCCTTGCGGGCCTTTGGGCGGCAGTTGGTCTGGTTAGTGGTGGTCGGGTCTTTAATTTTGGTGATTACCTCCTTCATGCCCGATGGTTTTGCCCTTAGTTACCAACCCCGCCAAATTACCCCCGAAACAATTCCCACCACCGACTACAACTATGTGCTTTGGAGTCATCCCCCCCTCTGGCCAGGCCAAGGGCCCCTGCAAATTACCCGCCGCTCCCTAGAATTGGGGATTCGCCTGAGTACCCTCCTGTTCACCTTGATTTATGGGACGAGTCTCTATTTACTGACAACTGCGCCTGAGGAAATTACGGCTGGCCTGGAAGCCCTGATGTTGCCCCTGCGGGCCTTCAAAGTGCCGGTGACAGAAGTAGCCTTGACCTTGACCCTATCCCTGCGCTTTATTCCCTTGGTCTTAGAAGAAATTCAAAACCTCGGGCGTTCGATTCGGACAAGGGCGATTGATTGGCGCAAACTGGGCCTGGGGGGGGCGATTAAAATCTGGGTGATGCTGGCCGGGCGGATTTTAGAGAATTTATTACTGCGGGCCGAACAGGTGGCGGGGGCGATGCAGGTACGGGGCTTTACCCAGGCCAGTGACTATCGGAATCAATGGCAAGCTCTCCAATGGCGGGGACGGGACTGGTTGGCCTTGGCCGTCATGGGCCTGGTCTTGGTCGGACGAGTTATGTTACCCAATTATCTAAAGTTGAGTTAAAAAGGTCTGAGTTTGTAAGGGTGACGGATCAACGACTTTGGCAAAATTTACCTTTAGAAGGGCGCACTGGCTCCGAAATCTTTGGACGACTTTTTTTAGACCAGGCCATTGCGGTTTTACTAGAAAGTCCTCAGGATAGCGACCAACCCCAGGCCCGGTATTCCATTTGTGCTGGTAATCCCCAACCCGGCCAGGCCTGGACTCCTGAACTTGGGCAAATCATCCCCTGTTTAGAACATCTTTTTGCCGCTACAACCTCAGAACTCCCTGATCATGTCCCAGCCCATTTACCGTTTATTGGCGGATGGTTGGGGTGGTTGGGCTACGACTTGGCCTGGGAAATTGAGCAACTCCCCTACACCCGACCCGACTCTCTCCCCCTACCCATTGCGTTTTGGTATCAACCTGCTTGTTTTGCTGTTTTAGATCATCATCAGGATCAACTATGGTTAGCGGCTGGGGATTCAGAAGGCTTAGAGGCGTTAACTCACCGGTTACTGGGTAGAGATGGTGATCAGCCCGGAGAATTAAAACAGTCTTCCCGTCCTCGGCCCAATTTAACGCCGCCCCAACTAGGTTTGAACCAAACAGACTATGAAGCCCGCGTCAACCAGGCCAAGCAATATATCCACGCTGGCGATATTTTCCAGGCCAACCTCTCTTTACGGTTTCAAGTCACGGGGCAAATCTCGGCCTGGTCTCTCTATCGACAACTGCAAACCATTAACCCCTCCCCCTTTAGTTGCTATGTCCAAACCCCTTGGGGCCATATTGTCAGTTGCTCCCCAGAACGCTTAGTGCAAGTCCACAATCAACAGGTACAAACCCGACCCATTGCTGGAACGCGCCCACGGGGCCAAGATGCTGCCACTGATGCCCAGTTAGGCCAAGAACTCCTCAACAATGCCAAGGAGCGGGCCGAACACATCATGCTGGTGGATTTAGAACGCAACGACTTGGGGCGAGTTTGTCAGTGGGGGACGGTGAATGTGGATGAACTCTTGGTGTTGGAATCCTATAGCCATGTGATGCATTTAGTCAGTAATATCCGCGGCCTCTTAAAACCAGGGATTGGTGGCCTGGATGTCATTAAAGCTGTGTTTCCGGGGGGAACGATTACGGGCTGTCCGAAAGTGCGCTGTCTCGAAATTATTGAAGAATTGGAACCAGTGCGGCGAAATTTATTTTATGGCTCCTGTGGCTATATTGATCGGCGGGGCCATTTGGATTTGAATATTCTCATTCGCACCCTATTGGTAAATGCTGACCAAACCCAGGCCTGGGGACAAATTGGGGCGGGTATTGTCGCCGATAGTGATCCCAGGCGCGAATGGGATGAATCGTTGCAAAAAGCCCAAGCACTTTTCCAGGCCCTCAAGACTGCCACCTGACCTATTTTTTTTTAAATTGTGCTTAAATCCCCATGAACCTAGTTGCCCACACCCGCCTTAATCCTGCTCCAGACCAAGCACCGAGTCTTTTTCTCGCCCTCACGGCCACAGAACGGACTAAATCGCGCCATTGGTTTGTCACTACCACTGGAGAGCGTGTTTTTCTGCAATTACCTCGGGGGACAGTTCTGCGGGATGGGGACTTACTCCAGGCCGAGCCAGCAACCACCATTGCCGAGAATCAGACCGCAGCGATTATAGTTGGCATCCAGGCCCAGGCCGAACCCGTCTTAACGATCACAGCCCCCACTGCCCTGGAACTCCTGCAAGCGGCCTACCACCTCGGCAATCGCCATGTCCCCATCGAAATTCAACCGACCTATTTACGCATTGGCCCCGATCCTGTTTTAGAAAAGCTCCTGATCCAACGGGGACTAAAAGTTGAAGTAGGGTCGCATCCCTTTCAGCCGGAATTGGGAGCCTATCATTCTGGACATGAGCATCACCCCCATTAGGAATCAAAAGCTGGAATATCACTCGAAAAACTCTTAAAATCACTCTACAAACAGGATATAAAAGTCTAATGAATTTAACAGGAATACAATACATTATTCTCACTACTTATCAATTTATTGATGTTGCTCGATTTGCAATATTAGACCCTGAAACTGGAACGCTATGGATAGATTTTTTTCCACCGATTACAATCGTGATAGGAATATTGCCAGATGGTAACTTAGTTAGCGCAGGTAGTGATTATGACTAAAACCAATACTAAGCAAGAAAAAGAAAAGATGAAGGCCTTATTCCAACTTGGAGAGCAACGGGCGCGAGCAGCCGGCCATACTGGCTTTATTTACATGAATGACTGGCTCTCAGAAAACGAACAGAAACAGCTTATTACCACCATACGCGC includes:
- a CDS encoding DUF4346 domain-containing protein, with protein sequence MPEDSQISNIHSELQEGMSLAKCRKCGCMKETLEDLESTLSSNLADTNSDLLKNTQNWLDQMEPIQYPCIGCAHCFPAVATNLIHQAFPESAQNDSSGCSFEIREDARFPVPGEYFAFCHGGDCPVAVSTLASVGLAEQLANLKPRELCIVGKTETENIGIDKVVKNIVSNPTIRFLLLTGKDSEGHYSGKTLLALAANGVDDRMKVIGSPGKRPILKNVTHEEVEVFRKQVQIVDLIDCEDVDRIVGKMKELSQEEFSSCGCAKQSKKAEVLQLSDVSTIQAEQPTRFRMDKTGYFVILPKLEKRIILAEHYSYDNTLLRVIEGNSARSLYWTIIENGWVTQLDHAAYLGEELARAELSIQLGFRYVQDKAVFHEER
- the pirA gene encoding arginine synthesis PII-interacting regulator PirA is translated as MKLTYRGIPYDRPDNQVTTTPGDVMGNYRGAAWIARIVTSPLKSVPAQTLCWRGVVYNTDGSAVQSAEVVVPALPTPVKVQHQGVNLGDAHRQWILKSLEHRMEVARNRGDQGLVQMLEDEWKQFA
- the serS gene encoding serine--tRNA ligase, translating into MIDLKQLRENPTAIQAQLSRRGTYDLQAPLDLDTQIRQLEQQRSQLQARSNAIGAEVGQKIKKGTDPQAPELQSLRQEASEIKRQLSELEPQERQLRADLEALLLIIPNLPSPTTPIGSDETENVEIRRWGDDLKPTHAVINHWDWGEKRGLLDVQRSVKVAQSRFVTLIGAAAALERALIQFMLSRHTQNGYVEVLPPFLINSDSLTGTGQLPKFAEESFKCADDDLWLTPTAEVPVTNLYRDEILAAEDLPIYHCAYTPCFRREAGSYGRDTRGLIRLHQFNKVELVKLVTPETSAAEHQALVQDATGILEALELPYRVIELCTGDLGFSANKCYDLEVWLPSAGCYREISSCSNFGEFQARRAKIRYKETGKKGTNFVHTLNGSGLAVGRTMAAILENHQQPNGSVKIPEALQPFLGQAFL
- a CDS encoding energy-coupling factor transporter transmembrane component T family protein, whose translation is MDLLRSLPLGLYLEQPVTWLHRLDPRLKLAWLMTFLLSPLMADSLWRLLLVGLLLLLTALARIPLRAFGRQLVWLVVVGSLILVITSFMPDGFALSYQPRQITPETIPTTDYNYVLWSHPPLWPGQGPLQITRRSLELGIRLSTLLFTLIYGTSLYLLTTAPEEITAGLEALMLPLRAFKVPVTEVALTLTLSLRFIPLVLEEIQNLGRSIRTRAIDWRKLGLGGAIKIWVMLAGRILENLLLRAEQVAGAMQVRGFTQASDYRNQWQALQWRGRDWLALAVMGLVLVGRVMLPNYLKLS
- a CDS encoding anthranilate synthase component I → MASSPMAGTGLVGLGRHGPGLGRTSYVTQLSKVELKRSEFVRVTDQRLWQNLPLEGRTGSEIFGRLFLDQAIAVLLESPQDSDQPQARYSICAGNPQPGQAWTPELGQIIPCLEHLFAATTSELPDHVPAHLPFIGGWLGWLGYDLAWEIEQLPYTRPDSLPLPIAFWYQPACFAVLDHHQDQLWLAAGDSEGLEALTHRLLGRDGDQPGELKQSSRPRPNLTPPQLGLNQTDYEARVNQAKQYIHAGDIFQANLSLRFQVTGQISAWSLYRQLQTINPSPFSCYVQTPWGHIVSCSPERLVQVHNQQVQTRPIAGTRPRGQDAATDAQLGQELLNNAKERAEHIMLVDLERNDLGRVCQWGTVNVDELLVLESYSHVMHLVSNIRGLLKPGIGGLDVIKAVFPGGTITGCPKVRCLEIIEELEPVRRNLFYGSCGYIDRRGHLDLNILIRTLLVNADQTQAWGQIGAGIVADSDPRREWDESLQKAQALFQALKTAT
- the ureE gene encoding urease accessory protein UreE, whose translation is MNLVAHTRLNPAPDQAPSLFLALTATERTKSRHWFVTTTGERVFLQLPRGTVLRDGDLLQAEPATTIAENQTAAIIVGIQAQAEPVLTITAPTALELLQAAYHLGNRHVPIEIQPTYLRIGPDPVLEKLLIQRGLKVEVGSHPFQPELGAYHSGHEHHPH